A part of Melittangium boletus DSM 14713 genomic DNA contains:
- a CDS encoding methylthioribulose 1-phosphate dehydratase: protein MDRTRDVDVRAGELARAGRFFFERGWVPATAGNFSARLDERRVLITASGRHKGELDADGFLVVGLDNALFTPDRKPSAETALHLLLYRREAGIGAVLHTHSLPATVLSRLSPGGVVLEGYEVLKALPGVVSHTARLEVPVFGNDQDIPRLAQRVERFLGDRPGTPGFLIEGHGLYTWGRTVEEARRHVEAFEFLFACELEMRRLSR from the coding sequence ATGGACCGCACGCGGGACGTGGATGTCCGAGCCGGGGAGCTGGCCCGCGCGGGACGCTTCTTCTTCGAGCGGGGCTGGGTGCCGGCCACCGCCGGTAACTTCTCGGCCCGGCTGGACGAGCGCCGCGTGCTCATCACCGCCTCGGGGCGCCACAAGGGCGAGCTGGACGCGGACGGGTTCCTGGTGGTGGGCCTGGACAACGCGCTGTTCACCCCGGACCGCAAGCCGTCCGCGGAGACGGCGCTGCACCTGCTGCTCTACCGGCGCGAGGCGGGCATCGGGGCGGTGCTGCACACGCACTCACTGCCCGCCACGGTGCTCTCGCGGCTGAGTCCCGGCGGGGTGGTGCTCGAGGGGTATGAAGTGCTCAAGGCGCTGCCGGGCGTGGTGTCGCACACGGCGCGCCTGGAGGTGCCCGTCTTCGGCAATGACCAGGACATCCCCCGGCTCGCCCAGCGGGTGGAGCGCTTTCTCGGCGACCGGCCAGGCACGCCTGGCTTCCTCATCGAGGGCCATGGCCTGTACACCTGGGGGCGGACGGTGGAGGAGGCGCGGCGGCATGTGGAGGCGTTCGAGTTCCTGTTCGCGTGCGAACTGGAGATGAGGAGGTTGAGCAGATGA
- a CDS encoding LLM class flavin-dependent oxidoreductase, which produces MPLLSVLDLSPITQGADASTAFRNTLDLARHAERWGYHRYWLAEHHNMTGIASAATAVVIGHVAGGTSTIRVGSGGIMLPNHAPLVIAEQFGTLASLYPGRIDLGLGRAPGTDQRTAQALRRTLMGGPDSFPEDVLELQSYFRPAVPGQAVRAVPGAGLDVPIWLLGSSLFSAQLAAALGLPFAFASHFAPDHMRSAIDLYRSQFRPSEALARPYVMLGVNVFAADTDAEARRLFTSLQQQFVNLMRGTPGLLQPPVDSMEGRWTELDRARLEHMMSCSFVGAPDTVRQGLEGFLRRTGADELMVTAQIYDHAARLRSFEIVAGLRDSLGAALGTAPGASREAAHPGRTV; this is translated from the coding sequence ATGCCCCTTCTCTCGGTCCTCGATCTCTCTCCCATCACCCAGGGCGCCGACGCCTCGACGGCCTTTCGCAACACGCTGGACCTGGCGCGCCACGCCGAGCGCTGGGGCTACCACCGCTACTGGCTGGCCGAACACCACAACATGACGGGCATCGCCAGCGCGGCGACGGCGGTGGTGATTGGCCACGTGGCGGGGGGCACCTCGACCATCCGCGTGGGCTCGGGCGGCATCATGTTGCCCAACCACGCGCCGCTGGTCATCGCCGAGCAGTTCGGCACGCTCGCCTCGCTCTACCCGGGCCGCATCGACCTGGGGCTCGGGCGGGCGCCGGGCACGGATCAACGCACGGCCCAGGCGCTGCGCCGGACCCTGATGGGCGGCCCGGATTCCTTCCCGGAAGACGTGCTCGAGTTGCAGTCCTATTTCCGTCCGGCGGTGCCCGGCCAGGCGGTGCGCGCGGTGCCCGGCGCGGGCCTGGACGTTCCCATCTGGCTGTTGGGCTCGAGCCTCTTCAGCGCCCAGCTCGCCGCCGCGCTCGGCCTGCCCTTCGCCTTCGCCTCGCACTTCGCGCCGGACCACATGCGCTCGGCGATCGACCTCTACCGGAGCCAGTTCCGGCCCTCGGAGGCGCTGGCCCGGCCCTACGTCATGCTCGGCGTCAACGTCTTCGCCGCCGACACGGACGCCGAGGCCCGGCGCCTCTTCACCTCGTTGCAGCAGCAGTTCGTCAACCTGATGCGCGGCACGCCGGGGCTCCTGCAGCCGCCCGTGGACAGCATGGAGGGGCGCTGGACGGAGCTGGACCGGGCGCGGCTCGAGCACATGATGTCCTGCTCGTTCGTCGGCGCGCCGGACACCGTGCGCCAGGGGCTGGAGGGCTTCCTGCGGCGCACCGGCGCGGACGAGCTGATGGTGACGGCTCAAATCTATGACCATGCCGCCCGCCTGCGCTCCTTCGAGATCGTCGCGGGCCTGCGCGACAGCCTCGGGGCCGCTCTGGGGACGGCGCCTGGCGCGTCGCGCGAGGCGGCGCACCCGGGACGGACCGTGTAG
- the mtnC gene encoding acireductone synthase, translating to MPQAIVTDIEGTTSSLSFVHEVLFPYAARHLPAFVRAHGQDLQVRRLLEAARQMAGGGLDDTGLVEVLLRWMDEDRKVGPLKGLQGLLWEEGYRQGHFQGHVYEDAARCLREWNARGLRLYVYSSGSVHAQMLLFSHTPFGDLTPLFRGYFDTGMGGKKEPASYEGIARELGLPGGDILFLSDVRAELDAAAASGLRTCCVMRGEGPSVDPGPHPVARSFDDIAP from the coding sequence ATGCCCCAGGCCATCGTCACCGACATCGAGGGCACCACCTCCAGTCTGTCCTTCGTGCACGAGGTGCTTTTTCCCTACGCGGCGAGGCACCTGCCCGCCTTCGTGCGGGCGCATGGTCAGGATCTCCAGGTGCGCCGGCTGTTGGAGGCAGCGCGGCAGATGGCGGGAGGTGGCCTGGACGACACGGGGCTGGTGGAGGTGTTGCTGCGCTGGATGGACGAGGACCGCAAGGTGGGTCCTCTCAAGGGATTGCAGGGCCTGTTGTGGGAGGAGGGCTACCGCCAGGGCCACTTCCAGGGTCACGTCTACGAGGACGCCGCGCGGTGCCTGCGCGAGTGGAACGCGCGGGGACTGCGCCTGTACGTGTACTCCTCGGGCTCGGTGCACGCGCAGATGCTGCTCTTCAGCCACACGCCCTTCGGAGACCTGACGCCGCTGTTCCGCGGCTATTTCGACACCGGCATGGGGGGCAAGAAGGAGCCGGCCTCTTATGAGGGCATTGCCCGGGAGCTGGGGCTGCCCGGTGGGGACATCCTGTTCCTGTCGGATGTGAGGGCGGAGTTGGACGCGGCGGCGGCCTCGGGGCTGCGCACCTGCTGTGTCATGCGGGGCGAGGGTCCCTCCGTGGACCCGGGGCCCCACCCGGTGGCGCGCTCCTTCGACGACATCGCGCCCTGA
- the cra gene encoding catabolite repressor/activator: protein MTLTDIARLAGVSRTTASYVLNGQAEARRISAQTAARVMAVVEHHNFRIDAQAAALRRGASRTLGLIVPDLENASYARLAKLFERGARREGYQLLIVGSEDDPATERELALMLRARRCDALIVASALPAEDPFYAGLMTSGLPVVAVDRALDPSRFVCVVSDNAPSAEVLTRSVLDEKTQRVAWLDAVASVGVTHERREGFRRAVQGRVAHVHELSGPRYDRETGARMMRELLGAHGLPDALVTSSFTLMQGVLDVLLEQPGGLPRTLRMATFGDDRLLDFLPVKVNSLPQQHERIAEVTLARALEAIRGSYAPGCEVVARELKRRD, encoded by the coding sequence ATGACACTGACGGATATCGCCCGCCTGGCGGGGGTTTCGAGGACCACGGCCAGCTATGTGCTCAATGGGCAGGCCGAGGCGCGGCGCATCAGCGCGCAGACCGCGGCGCGCGTCATGGCGGTGGTGGAGCACCACAACTTCCGCATCGACGCGCAGGCGGCGGCGTTGCGGCGGGGCGCCAGCCGCACGCTCGGGCTCATCGTGCCGGACCTGGAGAACGCCAGCTACGCGCGGCTGGCCAAGCTGTTCGAGCGCGGTGCCCGGCGCGAGGGCTACCAACTGCTCATCGTCGGCTCCGAGGACGATCCCGCCACGGAGCGCGAGCTCGCGTTGATGTTGCGCGCGCGGCGCTGTGACGCGCTCATCGTGGCGAGCGCCCTGCCCGCGGAGGATCCTTTCTACGCGGGGCTGATGACGTCCGGCCTGCCGGTGGTGGCGGTGGACCGCGCCTTGGATCCCTCGCGGTTCGTCTGCGTGGTGAGCGACAACGCTCCGTCCGCCGAGGTGCTCACGCGCTCGGTGCTCGATGAGAAGACCCAGCGGGTGGCGTGGCTGGACGCGGTGGCCTCGGTGGGGGTGACCCACGAGCGGCGCGAGGGCTTCCGGCGCGCCGTCCAGGGGCGGGTCGCGCACGTGCACGAGCTGTCCGGGCCCCGGTACGATCGGGAGACAGGGGCGCGCATGATGCGCGAGCTGTTGGGTGCCCATGGTCTGCCGGACGCGCTCGTCACGAGTTCGTTCACGCTCATGCAGGGAGTGCTCGATGTGCTGCTGGAGCAGCCCGGGGGACTGCCCCGGACGTTGCGCATGGCGACGTTCGGAGACGACCGCCTGCTCGACTTCCTGCCGGTGAAGGTCAACTCGCTGCCCCAGCAGCACGAGCGCATCGCCGAGGTGACGCTGGCGCGTGCGCTGGAGGCCATCCGGGGCTCCTACGCGCCCGGCTGCGAGGTGGTGGCCCGCGAACTCAAACGCCGCGACTGA
- a CDS encoding 1,2-dihydroxy-3-keto-5-methylthiopentene dioxygenase encodes MSELRVFDEGDASRALVHTRDFDAIQRELDAVGIRFERWEARRPLAPGASQEEVLTAYQDSVERLMKERGLRSADVLSMLPDNPQKEAARAKFLHEHTHSEDEVRFFVEGQGLFSIHTAGRVFFVLCEKGDLLSVPDGTPHWFDMGPQPRFTVIRLFTDTAGWVAKATGNDIAGRFPRFE; translated from the coding sequence ATGAGCGAGCTGAGGGTTTTCGACGAGGGGGACGCGAGCCGGGCGCTGGTGCACACCCGGGATTTCGACGCCATCCAGCGTGAGCTGGACGCGGTGGGCATCCGCTTCGAGCGCTGGGAGGCGCGCCGTCCGCTGGCGCCGGGAGCGAGTCAGGAAGAGGTGCTCACGGCCTACCAGGACTCGGTGGAGCGGCTGATGAAGGAGCGGGGTCTGCGATCGGCGGACGTGCTCTCCATGCTGCCGGACAACCCCCAGAAGGAGGCGGCGCGGGCGAAGTTCCTGCACGAGCACACCCACAGCGAGGACGAGGTGCGCTTCTTCGTGGAGGGCCAGGGCCTCTTCAGCATCCACACGGCGGGGCGCGTCTTCTTCGTGCTGTGCGAGAAGGGAGACCTCTTGAGCGTGCCGGATGGGACGCCGCACTGGTTCGACATGGGCCCCCAGCCGCGCTTCACCGTCATCCGCCTGTTCACGGACACGGCGGGCTGGGTGGCGAAGGCGACGGGCAACGACATCGCCGGGCGCTTCCCGCGCTTCGAGTGA